A region from the Linepithema humile isolate Giens D197 chromosome 1, Lhum_UNIL_v1.0, whole genome shotgun sequence genome encodes:
- the LOC105669220 gene encoding uncharacterized protein isoform X2: MKRRNVNKILFSEENSDEEHNGLLPENLYKEKILWIKFKMPSNANKSSISECMSITMNNRRKWIMENAVSIDEICDEFPRLTDYSGEMFDEEFERLYKGASDKFLARFAPFYVQRILIYCSTARPDLFKKSAFIQDDTLRAITLLADLLPVSNAVRKGKRKRKGASKENLSKGKNIIDKREHGEMYTATFPNPSLLQIWKEQT; encoded by the exons ATGAAAAGacgaaatgtaaataaaatattgttttctgaAGAAAATTCAGATGAGGAACATAATGGTTTACTTCctgaaaatttgtataaagaaAAG ATTTTatggataaaatttaaaatgccgTCAAATGCCAATAAGTCTTCTATATCCGAATGTATGAGTATTACAATGAATAACCGAAGAAAATGGATTATGGAAAATGCCGTTTCAATAGATGAAATATGTGATGAATTTCCTCGATTAACTGATTATTCTGGGGAGATG tttGATGAGGAATTTGAAAGGTTATATAAAGGAGCTTCTGATAAATTCTTAGCAAGATTTGCCCCTTTTTATGTACAAAGAATCCTTATATATTGCAGTACAGCAAGACCagacttatttaaaaaatcagctTTTATTCAAGAtg atACTCTTCGTGCCATAACTCTTCTGGCAGATTTACTTCCTGTATCAAATGCTGTTaggaaaggaaaaagaaaaagaaaaggagcAAGCAaggaaaatttatcaaaaggg aagaacattattgataaaagagAACATGGTGAAATGTATACTGCAACATTTCCAAATCCTTCTTTACTACAGATATG GAAGGAACAAACATAG
- the LOC137000853 gene encoding fatty acid synthase-like, with product MNSNKKSTVIDVESEDDIVISGIAGRFPKSDNISQLQENLFNSVDLGSDEERRWNHGHPDLPQRMGLINNCEKFDADYFEIPFNKVHSMDPMSRMLMEHTYEAIVDAGINPKDLSGTNTGIFIGMCISESEKTWFFEKPQVAAAFECYKTLNANRMSHWLNITGPSCTLDSACSSSLFALECAYRSIRSGQCDAAIVGGVNLCMHPYIALQFARLGILAPDGFCKPFTNDANGYMRSETIGVAFLQKAKVAKRIYATVVYAKTNCDGYKEQGITFPSSKMQQTLLEEFYNECGISPTCLGYMEAHGTGTYVGDPEEINALEQVFCKNKQTPLLIGSIKSNLGHSEGASSMCQIAKVIIAMETGLIPPNINFTQIRKGVKALEDGSIRVVTNTTPWISEFMGINSFGFGGANCHILMRSNTKDKINKGAPNDNLPRLVVLSGRTEQAVESFLNEIENRPIDVEYVRLLHDLYADEMKNHPYRGYVIVESKTPIKAAKEIQYYSGERRPICFVFSGIGSQWIGMGQALLRFPVFSKTIEKCDTILKMHGMYIIDILTSKHKDTFNDILNSLVGITVMQVGLIDLLRSVNIVPDFVVGHSIGELCCAYATGNFTLEQVILSSYYIGLGLKETKKINCAMVNIGLSYENVKNICPPDIKIIYSDSQNTCSISGLKKSVKTFTKQLEANNVFTEEVNCCDIPLHTRYLLPAKATILAYLNRIIPQTMTPNQIWQSLFDNAKLSCAEYFTNNLSSPVSFDKTAQLIPRNAVTLEIAPDAILQSVTKELFNTTSITLLQRNHEDNVKVFLRGLGKMYNNGLQPQLANLYPTVKFPVSRSTPMISPSIKWNHSEDWYVTCHKMQTRLSNGERMVEVALNDEDYEYMSGHVIDGRQLLPATGYLMLVWETMGLLKSLSYTEMPIVFENVKFIRATHFPKEGPVYLTIMVQKATGKFEVMEGDNAVVTGTVREPTDITKEKLPRQFLNQENDNEEEVMNTKDIYKELRLRGYQYAGIFRGLKSSSTTGKQGHIAWMYNWVTFMDNMLQMKILGIDTRSLHVPTEIQKLVIDTKLHIQQIRNAAANDYQLPVRAYKIFDAVVSGGVEIRGIKATSISRRKLAGEPVLEEYRFIAHRDGAEVSWQEGVMLSTHLALEYHQVIKVNIIELIEDDDKVEADEIASPLFIDILNDLPSLQPNITLVTKTDRFDCVTLNSKITVSQSKKLSNDDNAILITGYNLFTKNKNKTLKKILPVLENNGFLLTREQSFTKDDIATAEKYNLAVVLEKRTQKEHIVLLKKREQSTRTTEVIHVNNYEFSWLEQLKSILNAENESRDAAKIILVSDKDSECGLLGLVNCLRREPGGESIRGVFIQDETAPEFSLHESLYAEQLRIDLIINVLRPGKTWGSYRHLPLSPLTPKLVHHAFVNQLVSGDLSSFRWIEGPITPDYKENNLVHIAYSSINFKDVMIASGKLAGDGFNLTRGRLEDCMVGMEYVGVNNTGQRVMGIWENRSISNMCTSAKYLCWNVPDEWSMEDAATVPCAYSTCCYGLIVKANIKKSDTVLIHSGTGAVGQAAIHLAHQKGCEIFTTVGTPEKRKFIRDTFPFIPENHIGNSRDNSFEQMIFNQTNGRGVDIVLNSLAEEKLQTSIRCLAKGGRFLEIGKYDFMANNSLNLSMLSKGISFYSVMLDNVYTGPEKLQERLNMVVAINLANKAIQPIARKIFKKDEVEAAFRYMAAGKHIGKIIIKIHEEDESMSAPILALPRYYCLSNKSYIILGGLGGFGLELADWLVVRGAQNLVFISRAGVRNGYQQMKIDLWKFYGVKVLIISNVDVSDVKDCEYMLKSTEKLAPVDAIFNLAVVLNDKICRNQTVETFQEPFKAKAWATKNLDHLTRKICPQLRHFVVFSSVSCGRGNAGQTNYGMANSIMERICERRVQEGLHGLAVQWGAIGDVGLVADMQDNDKEMVIGGTLQQKITSCIAKLEDFLLQKQPIVASMVVAEKRLNTFGASSIVETVANIMNLKDMSTVAHHMPLSELGMDSMMAVEIKQTLEREYEIFLSAQDIRNLNFAKLAKIFEKDMKNEELTEITGMKLLIRISGDDQLIPDVCIKLSTKKSTTESEIFLLPGIEGCANVFDLLVPKIEGSATCLQYNTHNIGTDLTSIKDITNCLLEHILSREQKLPQNFVLVGYSYGSIIAIELAQKLEEMNLKGRLILIDGAPEHIKAMTNITCPFTALDEFQNNVLLGIMDLFQPAASGKFVLELDKCTNTNWDEKLEIFLKHVSSAYSEVLIDKRKALCTTMYKHLIGLHEYDVTQVPKIESPIILLKPTTYSLLFPQEDYGLHKITKGKIEIHYVEGTHMTIMDNDKIVAAINETINSIEPIKSMQI from the exons ATGaactcaaataaaaaatccacGGTCATTGATGTCGAATCTGAAGATGACATCGTTATTTCTGGCATCGCCGGTAGATTTCCTAAATCTGACAATATTAGCCAActtcaagaaaatttatttaacagcgTGGATCTTGGATCAGATGAGGAACGACGATGGAATCATG GTCATCCAGATCTACCTCAACGTATGGGACTGATTAATAATTGTGAGAAGTTTGATgcagattattttgaaattcccTTCAACAAAGTCCATTCCATGGATCCTATGAGTAGGATGCTCATGGAGCATACGTATGAAGCTATCGTCGATGCAGGAATAAATCCGAAAGATTTATCTGGAACAAATACTGGAATTTTTATCGGAATGTGCATTTCGGAGTCGGAAAAGACTTGGTTTTTTGAAAAACCACAG GTAGCCGCAGCTTTCGAATGTTACAAGACTCTGAACGCAAATCGAATGTCTCACTGGTTAAATATAACAGGACCATCTTGCACTCTCGATTCCGCATGCAGCTCAAGTCTCTTCGCTTTAGAGTGCGCTTATAGAAGTATCCGGTCAGGGCAGTGTGACGCCGCCATTGTCGGCGGTGTTAATCTCTGCATGCATCCTTATATAGCATTGCAGTTTGCGCGACTTG gAATTTTAGCACCTGACGGATTCTGCAAACCTTTTACCAACGATGCAAACGGTTACATGCGTAGCGAGACAATCGGAGtcgcatttttacaaaaagcaaAGGTGGCTAAGAGAATTTATGCAACCGTCGTCTATGCGAAAACTAATTGTGATGGATACAAGGAACAAGGCATTACTTTCCCGTCGAGCAAAATGCAGCAAACTTTACTGGAAGAGTTTTACAATGAATGCGGTATTTCACCGACTTGCTTAGGCTACATGGAGGCTCACGGCACCGGCACTTATGTTGGCGATCCAGAAGAAATCAATGCACTCGAGCAGGTTTTCTGCAAGAACAAGCAAACTCCTCTGTTAATCGGCTCTATCAAATCAAACTTGGGCCATTCTGAAGGTGCTAGTAGCATGTGTCAAATTGCTaag GTGATAATTGCAATGGAAACTGGCTTAATCCCGCCAAATATAAACTTCACACAAATACGGAAAGGTGTTAAGGCTTTAGAAGATGGAAGCATACGCGTGGTGACCAACACAACACCGTGGATTTCTGAATTTATGGGTATCAATTCGTTTGGTTTTGGTGGGGCCAATTGCCACATCTTGATGCGAAGTAACACAAAGGATAAGATCAACAAAGGAGCTCCAAATGATAATCTACCCAGACTCGTTGTCCTGTCTGGACGTACCGAACAAGCAGTTGAATCATTTCTAAATgag ATCGAGAACCGGCCGATAGACGTTGAATATGTACGGCTATTGCATGATCTTTACGCTGACGAGATGAAAAATCATCCTTACAGAGGATACGTGATTGTCGAATCTAAAACGCCGATCAAAGCGgcaaaagaaatacaatattattcagGTGAGAGAAGACCGATTTGTTTTGTGTTCTCCGGAATTGGATCGCAATGGATTGGCATGG GTCAAGCGCTACTGCGATTCCCAGTATTTTCCAAAACCATAGAAAAATGCGAtacgattttaaaaatgcatggAATGTATATCATTGACATATTAACGAGTAAacataaagatacttttaaCGACATATTGAATTCACTTGTGGGCATCACCGTAATGCAg gTGGGATTAATCGATCTCTTAAGATCCGTAAATATCGTACCAGATTTTGTCGTTGGTCATTCAATTGGTGAACTCTGCTGCGCATATGCGACTGGTAATTTCACCCTTGAACAAGTGATTTTATCTTCGTATTACATAGGATTGGGATTGAaggaaacgaaaaaaattaactgcgCGATGGTGAATATTGGTCTCAGTTATGAGAATGTGAAGAACATATGCCCACcagatatcaaaataatttacagcgACAGTCAAAATACTTGCTCCATAAGCGGtctaaaaaaatcagtaaaaacatttacaaaacaattagag gCCAATAACGTATTTACTGAGGAAGTCAACTGCTGCGATATTCCTCTGCATACTCGTTATCTCCTCCCCGCAAAAGCCACGATTCTGGCTTACCTAAATCGAATAATACCGCAAACAATGACTCCCAATCAGATATGGCAAAGTTTATTTGACAACGCAAAATTGTCCTGCGCTGAATATTTCACGAATAATTTATCAAGTCCTGTATCTTTCGATAAAACTGCGCAATTGATTCCCAGAAACGCAGTGACTCTTGAAATCGCTCCAGATGCTATTCTTCAGAGTGTTACGAAAGAACTGTTCAACACAACCAGCATCACGTTACTTCAGCGTAATCACGAGGATAACGTCAAAGTATTTTTGCGAGGTCTAGgaaaaatgtacaacaatGGCTTGCAACCGCAATTAGCAAATCTATATCCGACCGTAAAATTTCCTGTTAGTCGTTCCACGCCGATGATCTCGCCGTCAATCAA ATGGAACCATTCCGAGGACTGGTACGTAACATGTCATAAAATGCAGACGAGACTCTCTAACGGAGAAAGGATGGTTGAAGTTGCGCTAAATGACGAAGATTACGAATATATGAGCGGTCATGTGATTGACGGAAGACAGTTATTGCCGGCTACTGGATATCTCATGCTAGTTTGGGAAACGATGGGTTTGCTAAAAAGTCTATCGTATACCGAGATGCCGATCGTATTTGAAAATGTCAAGTTCATTCGGGCAACGCACTTTCCGAAAGAAGGACCCGTGTATCTAACAATAATGGTGCAGAAAg CAACTGGAAAGTTTGAAGTCATGGAAGGAGATAATGCCGTTGTCACTGGCACTGTGCGTGAACCGACAGATATTACCAAAGAAAAGTTACCgagacaatttttaaatcaagagAACGACAATGAGGAGGAAGTAATGAACACAAAAGATATCTACAAGGAACTCAGATTACGCGGATATCAATACGCCGGCATATTTCGGGGTTTGAAGAGTTCGTCGACTACGGGAAAACAAGGGCACATAGCTTGGATGTACAATTGGGTAACATTTATGGATAATATGCTGCAAATGAAAATCCTCGGGATAGACACGAGGAGTCTTCACGTTCCCACGGAAATACAAAAGTTGGTAATCGATACAAAACTTCACATACAGCAAATACGGAACGCAGCAGCTAACGATTATC aGCTTCCTGTGCGTGCGTATAAAATCTTCGACGCGGTAGTTTCCGGCGGTGTGGAAATTCGCGGAATCAAAGCTACTTCCATAAGTCGTCGGAAGCTAGCGGGGGAGCCCGTTCTCGAGGAGTACAGATTCATAGCTCATCGCGACGGAGCCGAGGTTTCATGGCAGGAAGGCGTGATGCTGTCGACACATCTCGCTCTGGAATATCATCAagtgataaaagtaaatattatcgaGTTGATCGAAGATGATGACAAAGTAGAAGCAGATGAAATAGCATCACCATTGTTTATCGATATCTTGAATGATCTACCGTCGCTTCAACCAAACATTACTCTGGTAACCAAAACCGATCGCTTTGATTGCGTTACTCTTAATTCGAAAATCACAGTTTCGCAATCGAAGAAGTTGTCGAATGACGATAATGCGATATTAATCACAGGATACAATTTGTTCACGAAAAACAAGAACAAGaccttaaaaaaaattttgccgGTGTTAGAAAACAATGGATTCTTATTGACACGAGAACAGTCCTTCACGAAAGACGACATTGCGACTGCCGAAAAGTACAATTTAGCAGTAGTACTTGAGAAACGCACGCAGAAAGAGCACATTGTACTGTTAAAGAAGAGAGAACAGTCGACAAGGACAACTGAAGTTATTCACGTAAACAATTATGAGTTCTCTTGGTTAGAGCAACTAAAATCGATCTTGAACGCGGAGAACGAATCGAGAGACgctgcgaaaataattttagtcaGCGACAAAGATTCGGAATGCGGCTTGTTGGGCCTCGTCAATTGCTTGAGGAGAGAACCAGGTGGCGAATCGATCAGAGGAGTGTTTATTCAAGACGAAACTGCACCGGAGTTTTCTTTGCACGAGTCATTATACGCGGAGCAACTCCGAATCGATCTTATCATAAATGTCTTGCGTCCGGGTAAAACATGGGGTTCATATAGACATCTTCCGTTATCGCCGCTGACACCGAAACTCGTGCACCACGCATTTGtcaatcaattg GTGAGCGGTGATTTGAGTTCATTTCGCTGGATCGAGGGCCCGATTACACCGGATTATAAGGAGAATAATCTCGTTCACATAGCTTACTCGTCTATCAATTTCAAAGATGTAATGATAGCATCCGGCAAACTTGCAGGAGATGGTTTCAATTTAACTCGTGGACGTCTCGAGGATTGTATGGTGGGTATGGAATATGTCGGCGTCAATAATACTGGACAGAGAGTGATGGGAATTTGGGAAAACAG ATCTATATCAAATATGTGCACATCCGCCAAATACTTATGCTGGAATGTTCCCGACGAGTGGAGCATGGAAGACGCTGCAACGGTTCCGTGCGCTTACAGCACGTGCTGTTACGGATTAATCGTCAAGGCGAATATAAAAAAGAGCGACACGGTACTTATCCACTCCGGTACCGGTGCCGTGGGCCAAGCTGCGATTCATCTTGCGCATCAAAAAGGTTGCGAGATATTCACCACCGTTGGCACTCCGGAAAAGCGAAAGTTTATCAGAGACACGTTCCCGTTCATCCCAGAGAATCACATTGGAAATTCGCGCGACAACAGTTTTGAGCAAATGATATTTAATCAGACCAACGGCCGTGGCGTGGACATTGTATTGAACTCGCTCGCCGAAGAGAAACTCCAGACGTCCATCCGTTGCCTGGCGAAGGGCGGGCGTTTTCTGGAAATAGGCAAATACGATTTTATGGCCAATAATTCGTTGAACCTGTCAATGCTTTCGAAAGGAATTTCATTTTACAGCGTTATGTTGGATAATGTATACACAGGTCCGGAAAAACTACAAGAACGTTTGAACATGGTAGTGGCCATAAATCTTGCGAATAAAGCTATTCAACCGATTGCCAGAAAGATTTTCAAAAAGGATGAAGTGGAGGCTGCATTCAGATACATGGCAGCTGGAAAGCATATAGGAAAG ataatcataaaaatacacgAAGAAGATGAATCTATGAGCGCACCCATTCTTGCACTTCCACGTTATTACTGTCTATCGAACAAATCGTACATCATCTTAGGCGGCTTGGGTGGCTTCGGCTTAGAATTAGCCGACTGGCTGGTTGTTCGTGGCGCTCAGAATCTGGTGTTCATCTCACGCGCCGGAGTAAGAAACGGATATCAGCAGATGAAGATCGATCTGTGGAAATTTTACGGAGTAAAAGTGCTAATCATATCGAACGTCGATGTATCGGACGTCAAAGATTGCGAATATATGCTGAAATCGACAGAAAAACTGGCACCGGTGGACGCTATATTCAACCTGGCTGTagtattaaatgataaaatttgccGGAATCAAACTGTAGAGACGTTTCAGGAGCCCTTCAAAGCGAAAGCTTGGGCCACGAAGAACTTGGATCATTTGACCAGAAAAATATGTCCTCAGCTTCGTCACTTTGTTGTGTTCTCTTCGGTATCTTGCGGCAGAGGAAATGCCGGACAGACCAATTACGGCATGGCAAATTCCATCATGGAGAGAATTTGCGAGAGACGAGTACAAGAGGGCCTGCATGGACTAGCGGTTCAATGGGGTGCGATCGGCGATGTCGGCCTCGTGGCTGATATGCAAGACAACGACAAAGAAATGGTTATCGGCGGCACTTTGCAGCAAAAGATAACTTCCTGCATCGCGAAACTCGAGgactttttgttacaaaaacagCCTATAGTGGCGAGCATGGTTGTAGCCGAGAAGCGGTTGAACACTTTTGGCGCATCCAGTATTGTCGAAACTGTGGCCAATATTATGA atctGAAGGACATGAGTACCGTGGCTCACCACATGCCTTTGTCCGAGCTTGGAATGGACTCGATGATGGCCGTGGAAATTAAACAGACCTTGGAACGGGAGTATGAGATTTTTCTTTCCGCGCAGGATATTCGCAATCTCAATTTCGCTAAGCTCGccaaaatatttgagaaagataTGAAGAACGAGGAACTCACCGAGATAACAGGAATGAAATTACTCATTCGCATATCAGGCGATGATCAATTGATACCCGATGTTTGTATAAAGCTTTCGACGAAAAAAAGCACGACGGAAAGCGAAATATTCCTATTGCCAGGTATAGAGGGTTGTGCAAACGTCTTTGATTTGCTGGTGCCAAAAATCGAAGGTTCAGCGACGTGTTTGCAATACAACACGCATAACATCGGCACAGACttaacatcaataaaagaTATCACTAATTGCCTTTTAGAG CACATTTTGAGCAGAGAACAAAAATTGCCACAGAATTTTGTACTAGTCGGCTATTCGTATGGATCGATAATTGCTATTGAATTAGCGCAGAAGTTAGAAGAAATGAATCTCAAAGGCCGATTGATACTCATCGATGGAGCACCCGAGCATATAAAGGCAATGACTAATATAACTTGTCCTTTTACTGCGTTAGATGAATTCCAGAATAATGTTCTTTTGGGTATAATGGATTTGTTTCAACCAGCAGCTAGTGGAAAG TTTGTGTTGGAGTTGGACAAATGTACTAATACTAATTGGGACGAaaagttagaaatttttttgaaacatgtTTCTTCGGCTTATTCAGAAGTACTGATTGACAAAAGAAAAGCCTTGTGCACAACAATGTATAAGCATTTGATCGGTCTTCATGAATACGATGTGACACAAGTACCGAAAATCGAATCACCTATAATACTTCTGAAGCCCACGACATATTCGTTACTGTTTCCTCAAGAAGACTATGGCTTGCACAag ATTACTAaaggaaaaatagaaatacacTATGTTGAAGGCACTCACATGACAATAATGGACAATGACAAAATCGTTGCTGcaattaatgaaacaattaattCCATCGAACCTATTAAAAGCATGCAAATATAA
- the LOC136997549 gene encoding uncharacterized protein → MINTMYGYETIPSSKYMYFNHIDRSGDIFKYHIFCPECEKYYGNKNNLTESIDCNCGNVISVNSSNYFLSIDLESQFKRLLKNTTIVDSLLTYRFNRSKINDIALEDIYDGAEYRKHFDNGNILSHLYNFSYSFNTDGIPMGKSCGKTIWPIYITINELPPKERSKHILLAGLYVGKNDPNQNVFLQPFIEQANKLSLYGFHWNHNGKDVISKVIPLCAIVDSVARFKMLNMSGINSYYACTFYYQKAERTVKGQRFPLCTYRAPDRTTESTIKDIEKVYEKRNERNDRKRYVKGVKGPTVLLQLHFFDLITGFVPDYMHCILLDVIRLHTELLFDSSRKNFWKNMENDEIAMKHLISAIDERFTNICALTSITRSVRSLSQINIWKASEWRSWLIFYCIPCLKGFLKKKYLKHLAMLSKSTNILLQKSVTIQNVLKAHELFLTYVFLFNKYFGVTSMVLNVHLLTHIAQNVLNWGPLWTHNAFVYKGQNRHLLQLLQSPRYVVKQIARKFLIFSDLPILCNELVSTKSIIKFCENIIQTKLQHFIRCEGVVLLGKKEICTFSSEEYICVKEYNFNLENCTLFKKMLYNGVRFCSKVYAANKKHNDSYILTCYEMIAVIKKIIYVSDSKVLILVQEVVVQKEPLLFDQDFKYTQVKRFTGYGKFFCIEPVEIDAQCVFIDLINDKYLCKMPFGCYGD, encoded by the coding sequence atgataaatacaatGTATGGATATGAAACAATTCCAAGCTCCAAGTAcatgtattttaatcatatagaTCGATCAGGtgacattttcaaatatcacattttttgtccagaatgtgaaaaatattatggaAATAAGAATAACTTAACAGAATCTATCGATTGCAACTGTGGAAATGTTATCAGTGTTAACTcctcaaattattttttatccatAGATTTAGAATCTCAATTCAAGAGACTTcttaaaaatacaacaattgTTGATTCCCTTCTAACTTATAGATTTAATCGTTCAAAAATTAACGATATTGCTTTAGAAGATATCTATGATGGAGCAGAATATAGAAAACACTTTGATAATGGAAATATTCTTTCAcatctttataatttctcgTACTCGTTTAATACTGATGGTATTCCTATGGGTAAATCTTGTGGCAAAACAATATGGCCCATTTATATTACGATAAATGAACTGCCGCCAAAAGAAAGGAGTAAACACATCTTACTTGCTGGATTGTATGTTGGTAAAAATGATCCAAACCAAAATGTCTTTTTACAACCTTTTATTGAACAAGCtaataaattatctctttATGGCTTTCATTGGAATCACAATGGAAAAGATGTAATAAGCAAAGTGATTCCTTTGTGCGCTATAGTTGATTCGGTAGCTcgatttaaaatgttaaatatgtctGGGATCAATTCTTATTACgcatgtacattttattatcaaaaagcTGAACGTACAGTGAAAGGGCAGAGATTCCCTTTGTGTACATATAGAGCACCTGATCGAACAACAGAGTCTACTATAAAAGATATCGAGAAAGTATATGAAAAACGAAACGAACGTAATGATAGGAAACGATATGTGAAAGGCGTAAAGGGGCCAACagtattattacaattacatttctttgatTTGATAACTGGATTTGTGCCCGATTATATGCATTGTATTCTTTTGGATGTGATTCGATTACATACAGAATTACTTTTTGACTCttctcgtaaaaatttttggaaaaacatggaaaatgatgaaatagCTATGAAGCATTTAATATCTGCCATTGATGAACGTTTCACTAACATATGTGCTTTGACTTCTATCACCCGATCTGTTCGTTCtctttcacaaataaatatttggaaagCGTCTGAATGGAGATCTTggctaatattttattgtataccgtgcttgaaaggttttttaaaaaaaaaatatttgaagcatCTTGCTATGTTATCAAAATCTACAAATATACTTTTGCAAAAGTCTGTTACAATACAAAATGTGCTAAAGGCACACGAATTATTTTTGACTtatgttttcttatttaacaAGTATTTTGGTGTTACATCAATGGTATTAAATGTACATCTTTTAACTCACATTgcacaaaatgttttaaattggGGTCCTCTTTGGACTCATAATGCTTTTGTATATAAAGGACAGAATCGTCATCTGCTGCAATTGTTACAAAGTCCACGTTATGTTGTAAAGCAAATAGCTCGCAAGTTTTTGATATTTAGTGATTTACCAATTTTGTGCAATGAGTTAGTATcaacaaaatcaataataaaattttgtgaaaatattattcaaactaaattgcaacattttatAAGATGCGAAGGAGTAGTTCTTTTaggtaaaaaagaaatatgtacattttcatCTGAGGAATATATATGCGTTaaagaatacaattttaatttagaaaattgtacattgtttaaaaaaatgttatataatggTGTAAGATTTTGTTCTAAAGTTTATGCAGCTAATAAGAAACATAATGACTCATATATTTTGACTTGTTATGAAATGATTgccgttataaaaaaaattatatatgtatccgattcaaaagtattaattttagtgCAAGAGGTTGTGGTGCAAAAGGAACCTTTGTTGTTTGatcaagattttaaatatactcaAGTTAAACGATTTACAGGTTatggtaaatttttttgtattgaacCTGTTGAAATAGATGCTCAATGCGTATTTATAGATCTTATAAACGAtaaatatctatgtaaaatGCCATTTGGTTGTTATGGTGATTAA
- the LOC105669220 gene encoding uncharacterized protein isoform X1, whose product MKRRNVNKILFSEENSDEEHNGLLPENLYKEKILWIKFKMPSNANKSSISECMSITMNNRRKWIMENAVSIDEICDEFPRLTDYSGEMFDEEFERLYKGASDKFLARFAPFYVQRILIYCSTARPDLFKKSAFIQDDTLRAITLLADLLPVSNAVRKGKRKRKGASKENLSKGEGTNIEAQTEKLRSESKGPIQPYIILIKGQSTQYFIQADNRTL is encoded by the exons ATGAAAAGacgaaatgtaaataaaatattgttttctgaAGAAAATTCAGATGAGGAACATAATGGTTTACTTCctgaaaatttgtataaagaaAAG ATTTTatggataaaatttaaaatgccgTCAAATGCCAATAAGTCTTCTATATCCGAATGTATGAGTATTACAATGAATAACCGAAGAAAATGGATTATGGAAAATGCCGTTTCAATAGATGAAATATGTGATGAATTTCCTCGATTAACTGATTATTCTGGGGAGATG tttGATGAGGAATTTGAAAGGTTATATAAAGGAGCTTCTGATAAATTCTTAGCAAGATTTGCCCCTTTTTATGTACAAAGAATCCTTATATATTGCAGTACAGCAAGACCagacttatttaaaaaatcagctTTTATTCAAGAtg atACTCTTCGTGCCATAACTCTTCTGGCAGATTTACTTCCTGTATCAAATGCTGTTaggaaaggaaaaagaaaaagaaaaggagcAAGCAaggaaaatttatcaaaaggg GAAGGAACAAACATAGAGGCCCAAACTGAGAAACTTAGAAGTGAATCCAAAGGTCCTATTCAGccctatattattttaatcaaaggaCAATctacacaatattttattcaggcTGATAATCGCACACTCTAA